Genomic DNA from Bacteroidota bacterium:
AAAGCGACTTGGGTACATATACCCTGGAGGCAGCAGAGCATTTCTGTCCCTGATACTCATAGCCACCCCTAACAATAGCTGTTGCAACTTCATCTGCATTGGCGCTTGGGTGTGCAAGGATAAAGTCTTTACCGCCGGTTTCACCAACAATCCGGGGATAGGCGCGGTAGGTGTTGATCTGGCTGCCAATGGTTTGCCACATGCTGTTGAATGTGCGCGTAGAGCCTGTAAAGTGCAGGCCGGCAAATTCTGGAGAAGCCATTGCCGGATCGCCGATGTCGGGGCCAAAGCCGGGCAGCATGTTGATTACGCCGGCAGGCAAGCCGGCTGCTTCAAAGAGTTTGTAGACGTAGTAAGCAGAATAGATCGCTGTGGTTGAGGGCTTCCAGATTACGGTGTTGCCCATCATTGCCGGGGCAGCGCAGAGGTTGCCCTGGATGGCTGTAAAGTTGAAAGGCGTAACAGCCAGTACGAAGCCTTCCAACGGGCGATACTGGAGCTGATTCCAGATCCCGGACGGGGAGTAGGGTTGGTCTGCATAGATTTGCGCCATATAGTAAGCATTGAACCGCAGGAAGTCGATAAGCTCACAAGCTGAATCGATTTCTGCCTGGTGTGGGTTCTTGCTCTGGCCCAGCATGGTTGCCGCATTGATGGTCTCACGCCATGGGCCGGCGAGCAGGGTGGCTGCACGCAGGAAGATGGCTGCACGGTCTGTCCAGGGCATGTCCATCCACTCGCGACGGGCGTCGCGGCACGCTGTGATTGCTTTTTCTACTTCAACAGCACCGCAATTGTGCACCTTGCCAAGCACAAACTGGTGTTCATGGGGCGGCGATACCGTTTCTGTGTTGCCTGTGAATACAGCCTGCCCGCCAATAAAAGCGGGGATTTCAAGTTGGGTCTGTTTGAGCTCGGCCAATTTTGCTTGCAGGCGGGCGCGCTCCGGCGTGCCAGGGGCGTAGCTCAGGACCGGTTCGTTAACCGGCTTGGGAATGACGAGGGAAGTATTGTTCATTTCTATGTCTGTTATTGCAATGCGGGTTGTCTTAAGCGACTGAAAATCGCCTTGTTCGAAGAATTTACTGCTTTTTTAGTAGCCTGCCACACTACTGATTCGGATCTAAACCGGGCTCAGATGGTTGAGTCCATACCCAAATGATGCTCGTTTATGATCTCCTATTTTGAACGTTTTGTTGCCTTGCGTTACCTGTGGCGTGCGCAGGGCAGGAAAGAAGGCAAGCGCTTTGTTCGCTTCATCACGTTTATGGCCATTGGTGGCGTAGCCATAGGTGTTACGGCCTTGCTGCTGGCGCTTGCTATTGTTCGAGGCTTTAGCAACGAGATCAAAGGGAAGATCATCAGCTTTGGTGCCCACATCCAACTCGAAAGTTTTGAAGATGCTCCCCTCCAACCGGTCAGTGGTTTTATAGCTGATTTAGACAGCTTTGCAAATGTTATAGACGTCAACGCTGTTGTAGAAGAATTTGCACTTTTGCGCAGTACTTCAGAAGAAATTGATGGCGTTTCATTTCGCGGCGTAAATCGCCCTCCGCCGGCATTGGCAGACAAGCTCATTGGTGGCGCCTTTTCCTTTGACGAGAATGAAAACAGCAACCCAGGTGTTGTCATTGGGAGCCAGTTGGCCCGGTTACTCAGCCTTGAGGTGGGGGATGAGGTTGCTGCCTATTCCATGCGACAAAGTGGCGGGACAACTTCGTTTTTTGGTGTGCGCCCGAAGGTGAAAGAGTTTTACATCGCCGGCATCTACGAGACCTCGTTTGCCAATTTTGACGAGCTGTTCGTGTATACAGACATTGCCGTCGCCAGGGCGCTTTTTGGCTACAACACTGAACAGGCTTCCCGGCTAGATCTGCTGCTCACAGACGCAGATGATGCCGCAAGCACGGCACGCGAAATTGAAGATGCCATGGGCTACCCGATCTATGCCCGAACGGTATTTCAGGTATTCCGACAATACTTTGCCTGGGTTAATCTGCAGGAGAGCATCATTCCGCTCATTATTGGCTCAATCACCCTCGTTGGAGCTTTTAATATTATTGGAACCCTGCTGATGATTCTCCTGGAAAAAACCCACGAGGTAGGCGTTTTGTCGAGTATGGGTGCTTCGCCAAAAATGCTCCGCCGGCTATTTTTGCTGCTGGGTCTTCTCATTGGTGCCGTCGGGATGATTGCCGGACAGGTGCTTGCCCTTGTGCTTGCTGTGCTGCAGAAGAAATACGCAATCATACCGCTACCTGAAGAGGCTTATTACATGAAAGTGGCCCCGATCGAGTTGCACGCGCTCGACTTTGTCATTGTAGGGGCCATTGCGCTTGCACTGTGCCTGCTTGCCGCCTATATTCCGGCGCGCGCTGCATCCAGGATTGAACCAATTCGCGCCATTCGATTTAGATAAGTATCTCGGTTTATGCCGCTGGTCGTGTGTGCGGATCAGGCTGTAACCATTTCATTCCATGTTAACACTAAAAGTAGAAAATCCATGTCAGTTCAAGTAGGACAAGCGGCTCCAAGCGTCGAGCTGTATTCTGAAGAAAAAGAACTTTTTAAACTTTCGGACTACCAGGGAAAAAATGTAGTACTGCTGTTTTTCCCCGGTGCTTTTACCAGTGTTTGTACAACCGAGTTGAATACCGTAAGCAACGATCTGGCTGATTACGGCGCAGATACACAGGTTGTTGGTATCTCTACGGATTCACCTTTTGCCCTTGGTGAATTCAAGAAAGCAAACGGATTTGCTTTCCCATTGTTAAGTGACCACGATGCAGATGTTAGCGCTGCTTATGGTGCCAAATTTAACAGAGACTTTACGCCCATGAAGTTCGACCGGATTTCAAAACGCGCGGCGTTTGTTGTTGGCAAAGATGGCAATGTCGTTTATGCAGAAGTACTGGATAATCCTGGCGAAATGCCTAATCTGGATGCCGTAAAAGCAGCAGCCAGCAATTAGGTAATGCCGGCTGTAAACGAACATATCGCTGTTCAGGTGCTGCTTTTTAGTATGCTGCGCGAAAAGCTCGGGCGTACCTCCCTGGAGGTGTCGCTCGAGCCTGGCGCAACAGGCAAAGACCTGCTGGATCAGCTCTGCGAGCAGTACACAGAGATTTGTGCGTATCAACAAGTGGTCCGGCTCGCTGTAAATGCGAGTTATGTAAAAGATGATGTTGTGCTTGAAGCTGGCGATGAAGTGGCATTGATCACACCGGTTAGTGGAGGGTGATTGGTTGGATTCTTCCCCGCTGCCTACACACGCGAAGAAAGACGACCGGACCTGGGTAGCTTTAACTCACGAAAGGCTCGACCTTGCAGCTGTTTCCAATTTTCTCTACCATCCCAGGGCTGGTGGCGTAGACATATTTTCCGGCACCACGCGCCAATGGACAGGCAGTGGTGAAACGGCAAAAGAGACGGTTGAGTTGAGTTACGAGTGTTATGAAATGATGGCGATTCAGGAAATGCAG
This window encodes:
- the pruA gene encoding L-glutamate gamma-semialdehyde dehydrogenase, with protein sequence MNNTSLVIPKPVNEPVLSYAPGTPERARLQAKLAELKQTQLEIPAFIGGQAVFTGNTETVSPPHEHQFVLGKVHNCGAVEVEKAITACRDARREWMDMPWTDRAAIFLRAATLLAGPWRETINAATMLGQSKNPHQAEIDSACELIDFLRFNAYYMAQIYADQPYSPSGIWNQLQYRPLEGFVLAVTPFNFTAIQGNLCAAPAMMGNTVIWKPSTTAIYSAYYVYKLFEAAGLPAGVINMLPGFGPDIGDPAMASPEFAGLHFTGSTRTFNSMWQTIGSQINTYRAYPRIVGETGGKDFILAHPSANADEVATAIVRGGYEYQGQKCSAASRVYVPKSLWPRIQAYTVAQMAEIKVGSVEDFSNYMNAVIDRKSFDKLSGYIDRAKADSSVTVEYGASYDDSTGYFINPTLLRTEDPMYATMCEELFGPVVTLYVYDDAKFDETVNLVNNTSPYALTGSIFARDRKVIRQTMDNLVDAAGNFYINDKPTGAVVGQQPFGGARGSGTNDKAGSYLNLIRWVSPRTIKENFSPPRHFGYDYLKSE
- a CDS encoding ABC transporter permease, coding for MISYFERFVALRYLWRAQGRKEGKRFVRFITFMAIGGVAIGVTALLLALAIVRGFSNEIKGKIISFGAHIQLESFEDAPLQPVSGFIADLDSFANVIDVNAVVEEFALLRSTSEEIDGVSFRGVNRPPPALADKLIGGAFSFDENENSNPGVVIGSQLARLLSLEVGDEVAAYSMRQSGGTTSFFGVRPKVKEFYIAGIYETSFANFDELFVYTDIAVARALFGYNTEQASRLDLLLTDADDAASTAREIEDAMGYPIYARTVFQVFRQYFAWVNLQESIIPLIIGSITLVGAFNIIGTLLMILLEKTHEVGVLSSMGASPKMLRRLFLLLGLLIGAVGMIAGQVLALVLAVLQKKYAIIPLPEEAYYMKVAPIELHALDFVIVGAIALALCLLAAYIPARAASRIEPIRAIRFR
- a CDS encoding peroxiredoxin; translated protein: MSVQVGQAAPSVELYSEEKELFKLSDYQGKNVVLLFFPGAFTSVCTTELNTVSNDLADYGADTQVVGISTDSPFALGEFKKANGFAFPLLSDHDADVSAAYGAKFNRDFTPMKFDRISKRAAFVVGKDGNVVYAEVLDNPGEMPNLDAVKAAASN
- a CDS encoding MoaD/ThiS family protein gives rise to the protein MPAVNEHIAVQVLLFSMLREKLGRTSLEVSLEPGATGKDLLDQLCEQYTEICAYQQVVRLAVNASYVKDDVVLEAGDEVALITPVSGG